The window CACCAGCAACCACCACAAGCGCCTCTCTCGCCGAAAAGATTTTCAAGGTCTTTCCAGCGTTTGGAGGTTACTGGATGAAATTTTAAGTCTGAAGACTTTACTGGGTTAGAATACACTTTTTCTCACTTTTGATTTCTTAAAGTTTGAAACTCCTATTAAATAAACTATATAAATCCTTAAAGATGTTTATTACAATAATTAAACTTAACATTGTTAATTAAATCAGGCTACTAAATATTTTTTCGCTATCTCCCGCATTGATTTTGCATTCTTGCTAATCCAAGAGAATAATGACTGTCTATATTCAGAATCATCCTCAGCCTTTTCTTTATCGTAAGGCAAGTAGACGGCAACGCGACACGCTCTTGCACCCTCTAATGGTTCCCAATTTACATACTCTCCTTCAAGAATTTTCTCAACCTCAGACTTATGATTAATCAGAGTCTCGTACCATTCAGTATTTTGTTCAGAAGAAGGATGATTCAAATAGATCTCGACGCGAAGACGAGATCCCTGAGCCATTGATATATTTACCCCCACACCAGAACGACCAACTGACGAGCTAATCCACGAATCTCTTGTTGTACGACGACCTTTTGCCCATTGGTGTCCATTTTCTGCTAAGAAAGTGAACAATTCTGCCCAAAACTGCCGTCTGAAAAGATGACGAGGGGCATCTTCTTTCTCAACAGCATCTCGTAATCCTTCGACAAAAGCACTTGGACCTGCCTCCAGTTGAAATCGAACTGCTGGTTTGGAGTCATCTATTCTGATTACCTCTGGTCGAACAAGGAAAAAAGAGATATTTTCACCACTAATGTTATTAAGCCATTCTATAGCAGCCCGATGTTCCTCTCGTACTTGAGGAGTAACCCAAATAACAATGGCTGCTCCTAATCCAGCTGCATAAGTAATTAATTGACCAAGATGATTATGATCACTTGGTCCTAATTGATTCTCAATTACAACTACTTTATCAGTACCTTCTACTCTTCCTAAGACATCAAGTTTATATGCACCAACTTGCTTTTCGGTCTGTTCGATAGATATTGGAATTCCTATACTCTCTGAAAGAGCCTCCACATTTTCGGCAAGCCACGGTGTAAAATCTTTTTCCTCTTTTTCCCATACTTCTCTTGGATCGAGTACTTCTAATTTACCGAAATTCATTTTAGTCATTACAACCCCTCTAATTACTGTTATTTTAGTTGGTGCGTGAATTGGATTTCTCTCACCTTTTAATCCCAAAAACCAAACTCTTTTTCATCATGTAGGGGCGACCCGACGGGTCGCCCCTACAAACATGCAAATCCCCAACTAACTTACCTTATCTCTTGGAAAACTGGAATCTTTTGCGGGCTTTTGGCTGTCCGTATTTTTTCCGTTCAACCATTCGCGGGTCACGGGTCAAAAACCCTTTATCCTTCAAAAGCTTTTTCAGATTCTCATCCAATTGAGCCAGTGCCCTGGCAATCCCCAACCTGATAGCCCCGGCCTGGCCGGAAATCCCACCGCCTGTAGCACTGCAGACCACGTCCATTTTACCGTCCACCTTGGATACCTCCAGAGGCTGCAAAACATGTCTGATCAGGTCATCCTTCTGTAAATAGTTTTTCAGCTCCTTGCCGTTAATCATCCTTCTGCCGTTTCCCGGAACGATTATCCTGACTCTGGCAACTGAGGTTTTCCTCCTGCCTGTAGCTGAATATACTTTTCTTTCCAAAACTTCACCTCCTGAAATCTTTCACTTTTTTAGTTAAAAATCCTATAGCTCTAAAGGCACAGGCT of the Candidatus Zixiibacteriota bacterium genome contains:
- a CDS encoding DUF4268 domain-containing protein; protein product: MGLKGERNPIHAPTKITVIRGVVMTKMNFGKLEVLDPREVWEKEEKDFTPWLAENVEALSESIGIPISIEQTEKQVGAYKLDVLGRVEGTDKVVVIENQLGPSDHNHLGQLITYAAGLGAAIVIWVTPQVREEHRAAIEWLNNISGENISFFLVRPEVIRIDDSKPAVRFQLEAGPSAFVEGLRDAVEKEDAPRHLFRRQFWAELFTFLAENGHQWAKGRRTTRDSWISSSVGRSGVGVNISMAQGSRLRVEIYLNHPSSEQNTEWYETLINHKSEVEKILEGEYVNWEPLEGARACRVAVYLPYDKEKAEDDSEYRQSLFSWISKNAKSMREIAKKYLVA
- the rpsI gene encoding 30S ribosomal protein S9, translated to MERKVYSATGRRKTSVARVRIIVPGNGRRMINGKELKNYLQKDDLIRHVLQPLEVSKVDGKMDVVCSATGGGISGQAGAIRLGIARALAQLDENLKKLLKDKGFLTRDPRMVERKKYGQPKARKRFQFSKR